TTTGTCTGtactgtatttcatgtgttgtagGCATAAAAGTGTGTGGAAATGGTTCGCGGGAGCTAAAGGTTGCTAATGCTATCAACATACACGGAAATACCTCGGATCACGTGACATGTTAGGAGCTGACTGCTGCTAACAGACACGTGATATTTTAGTGTTTGCTCGTTAATTAGGCAACCTGCGCGTTTACGCTAAAATATTAGACGTTTTGGTAAGATTTCCAGTCAAATATTCTAATTGTAGTTAGCTTTagcatttttttcacttttaacaagCATTTCATGTTTCTGAAGGAGGCATGGATCACCCAGCTTGTATTTTGGAGGAGTTGAAGCAGTTTGTCGTAGGTGACGCCCCACCGACAGTGTATTACATCCCAGATTTCATATCAGAGGATGAGGAGTCATATCTTCTGCAGCAGGTCTACAGGTCTCCAAAAACTAAATGGACTCAGCTGTCAGGCAGGAGGCTTCAGAACTGGGGAGGGTTACCGCATCCCAAAGGCATGCTAGCAGAGAAGATCCCTGACTGGCTCCAGAAGTACTGTGAGAAAATTTCCTCTTTAGGTGCATTCAGTGGGAAATCAGCCAATCATGTGTTGGTGAATGAGTATAAAGAAGGAGAGGGGATTATGCCACATGAGGACGGCCCTCTGTACCACCCTACGGTCACCACTATCAGCCTGGGCTCTCACACCCTCTTGGACTTCTACACACCTGTCAGCAgcctggatgatgatgatgatgacgatgctCCGCTGACAGAGGACAACCGCTACCTGCTTTCCCTGCTGGTGAGGCCGCGCAGCCTTCTGATACTGCAGGATGAAATGTACCAACGTCTCCTTCATGGCATCAAGGCCTGCACCCAGGACACTCTGACGGACAAGGTGCTGAACCTGGCTGCCGCCGGCGGCGCCCTACCGGGGGAGACACTGACCCGAGGAACCAGAGTGTCACTGACCATTAGGCATGTGCCTAAAGTGATGAAGACAAAGCTTATCCTGGGACGGAGATGAAGAGAGACTGCAGGAAACAACTGTCACCAATATCATGAAGCATAAAATGGGCTGCTTTATGAATTATATTTCATGTCTTTATTAATTGGAtccagagctgcaacagttagtcgattaatcgattagttgccaactattaaattaattgccaactattttgataatcgattaatcattttgagtctttttttttttttaagtaaaaaaagttcaaattctctgattccagcttcttaactgtgaatattttctggtttctgcaGTAATcgatgacagtaaactgaatatcttcgggttatggacaaaataagacatttgaagactctgggaaacagtgatagacattttacacccttttctgacattttatggaccaaatgacttaaaaaataatggagaaaataatggacagatATTAGTTGCAGGATCAATTTAAGCCTCTTTgatctctctgcagctctggaTCTGTTGTGACAACACATACTTAAAGGACTGCTACTAACGATTGTGTAAATCTCATGAATATTTTAAGGGATTAATAAATAACTCactattatttaatattaacaGGAGAACGGTTCTTGATCTGCAGCCAAAAAAAGATTCAAGTATAAAATTTCCGATCAGACGATCAAGCAGCCGTTTGCTGTTTTGTGAATCTgtaaccatcaaatgtttgactGACTGTAATCATTAATGAATAGTCAGAACTGCAATCAGGGTTTTGTTGATTTCTCTGCTTCTTGTTTCAGCACtacaacatataaaaaaatatgaaagttgtgtctggtgtgtgtgttgtttacatCATGGATGTTGTCTGGTATCTGTTATATGTTGTCTGATAAGAGCAAGAATCTGCAAAATGTGTTTGAGGTCGTTTAGAAAGTGTCACAATTACATCGATCGTCCACCAGAGAGCGCTGACGGGTTTATTTTTGAACTGTTAAATTACAGTACATATGTTGGTCACAACTCCTTTAGTAACTATATTTAAGGCGTCTTTATCTAAATGATTGTATAAAAAGTTAGTAGCAGCTGATGTATTGTTATCAGTTTTGTCAGTATGCTGTTGATTTCTAACAGAAATCACAGTAAATCTTATTCGAGTCACAAATGTAATAATCTAGTGTCTAGTAGCCTCTCAGAGAAGCTCAGCACTGAACGTTATGGCTTCATAATCTACCATCAGAAACATGAGAGCTGCAAAAATGATTCAATTAATTAGTCAATCCACAAAACAATTGCTATTTTGGTAATTGATTcattggttttagtcttttttttttaaaggaaaaaaaccctcaaaattctctggtctcagcttcTCCAATGaatataacaaaatacaaattaacattttcttgtttctttagttttcactgataacaaactgaatatctttagattaTTAACTGTTGGTTGGAACAAAACAGGATGTTtggactttaggaaacagtgaaaacactttttatcgttttctgacattttaaagacaaaacaactaatcaagaaaataactgacagattaatcaataatgaagataACTGTTACTCACAGCCCTACTGAAACCCATCACTATGTCTAACCAGAGTGTAGAAATGATTACAAGATATCTTTGAAGTTACAACTGGCttgtttttgactgttaaaGATCACAGTCACACCTGCAGGCTGATCTCTGTTaaggaaatacaaaaaaaatatgcaaatatcatcacagtagggctgcaacagatgattattttcattattgattaagcGTCGATCACTTTCCCAAAGCCCGAAATGCAAACTTaagatgtcttgtttttgtcctgaccaacagtccacaagcCAAATATATTATGTTTACTGTAACAgaggattaaagaaaccagaaaatattcaaatataagaagctggaagcacagtatttatattttctcttttaaaaatgacaaaaatagtCCGTGACcgactaatcaactaatcgactaatcgcGGGTCTTTAACTGTTGTATTGGACAGACAACACAACTGCAGGGCTTTGTCATCATGTGCTCTATCCTGCAAACGCACTAACTATGTTTCACTTTGGTGTGAAATGATATATTCACAGGAGGACACCGAAACAATGGAGCCACAGACGAAGCGCTGGAAAGGGCCGGTGTGTGACACCGACTCCTGGGTGGCTTATCCTGTACTGTCAGATGAGCAGTCACAAGACGTCGAGCTGATAGAGGCGTTCGCTGCACCCATTGTCAACAAGAAAGAGACGTCTCGACTTGTCAGGGAGCTGAACAGCCTTTACCCCTTAAACGGCCTCCAGCACGTCAAGAGGGTGCGAGCGTGCAAGGAGAAGGGCGGCCCTCACCCCCTGGAGGTCCTGCTGTGCCTCGTCAGCGAGGCGCCACGTGTGAAGGAGGTCAGCGTGGAGTCTCTGCTGCCCTCGGGTGAAGTTAGACATGATGGATTAGGTGAGCCTTTTGTGGTGAAGGTCCCCGCTCGCCCCCCCTTGACACGACCCCAGTTTGAGCTGGCGAGCAAACACTGGCCCACTTCCTTTCACGAAGACAAACAGGTGACCGTCGCCCTGAGGGGAGAGCTCTTCAGCTCGCCTCAGAAAGCCAGGATGCACATGTACATGACGTCTGCTCTGACCGCTGCCAAACAGGGCAAGGAGTTAGGGATGGAGGCGGTGGGGGCCACGGTGGTCGACCCGGCGACCGAGAGGATCGTCGCAGTGGGCCACGACTGCCGGGTCGACCACCCTCTTCATCACGCGGTCATGGTCTGCATCGACCTTGTGGCTCGGAGTCAGGGTGGTGGGGGTTACTGCTTTGACAGATACCCTGCTTGCCACTATTCATCGCCCAGATCCATCTCTACCTCAGATACCTCTCAAAACACGCCCGACGCTCAGCCGTACATATGCACCGGATATGACCTTTATGTGACCCGAGAACCTTGCGTCATGTGCGCCATGGCGCTGGTCCACTCCCGGATCGGTCGTGTGTTCTACGGGAGCGCCTTCGCTGACGGGGCTTTAGGGACCAAATATAAAATCCACTCACAGAAAGATTTGAACCATCGTTTCGAGGTTTATAAAGGAGTCTTGGGGAAGCAGTGTGAAGATCTCAACACGCTGGATGAAAGTTTAGAGGGAAGCAGGAAATAAATGTGTCTGATCAGCAGGACGAGATCTGATTATCATGATGTTTCACataagtgtttattttaaataaagtttttaatcTTGTGGTGTTTGTTGCTTAAAGAGCATGTGTGTAGATGAAAAGTTCCCATCATGGTTGAAGTGTTTCCATGAGATAAAAAACACtgagttgcttttttttttaaatataaaatggttGTGACACAGAAACTTGTACAAAATCTCCTCAATAATATTAGCATGAGTTAATGGAGGATAATAAAAGCTGCTGCGAGGGCTCTCTAGGCCGTCATGAATCTGATGCAAATCAGCTgattaaagtgaaaacactcaTTCACATTGAG
This genomic interval from Thunnus thynnus chromosome 11, fThuThy2.1, whole genome shotgun sequence contains the following:
- the adat3 gene encoding probable inactive tRNA-specific adenosine deaminase-like protein 3, giving the protein MSTEEDTETMEPQTKRWKGPVCDTDSWVAYPVLSDEQSQDVELIEAFAAPIVNKKETSRLVRELNSLYPLNGLQHVKRVRACKEKGGPHPLEVLLCLVSEAPRVKEVSVESLLPSGEVRHDGLGEPFVVKVPARPPLTRPQFELASKHWPTSFHEDKQVTVALRGELFSSPQKARMHMYMTSALTAAKQGKELGMEAVGATVVDPATERIVAVGHDCRVDHPLHHAVMVCIDLVARSQGGGGYCFDRYPACHYSSPRSISTSDTSQNTPDAQPYICTGYDLYVTREPCVMCAMALVHSRIGRVFYGSAFADGALGTKYKIHSQKDLNHRFEVYKGVLGKQCEDLNTLDESLEGSRK
- the alkbh6 gene encoding alpha-ketoglutarate-dependent dioxygenase alkB homolog 6 gives rise to the protein MDHPACILEELKQFVVGDAPPTVYYIPDFISEDEESYLLQQVYRSPKTKWTQLSGRRLQNWGGLPHPKGMLAEKIPDWLQKYCEKISSLGAFSGKSANHVLVNEYKEGEGIMPHEDGPLYHPTVTTISLGSHTLLDFYTPVSSLDDDDDDDAPLTEDNRYLLSLLVRPRSLLILQDEMYQRLLHGIKACTQDTLTDKVLNLAAAGGALPGETLTRGTRVSLTIRHVPKVMKTKLILGRR